From the genome of Deinococcus sp. JMULE3, one region includes:
- a CDS encoding DinB family protein — MNPATLYDHLTRARRDLLGTLRAAPEGVLRSPLLRGERFHSMLDLLVHTAEVEDGWIHGDFQGLPMVQDRFPDIGAGAAGPDTTLGLDAIEAYWQAVEADTRAYLGHLTDADLERTVTLDDWPEGHRQFTLSGLVWHVLLHEVRHTAQIAALLRTQGVKPPQLDLLFSLPALETGRSAAAFVNPPPEDA, encoded by the coding sequence ATGAACCCCGCCACGCTGTACGACCACCTGACCCGGGCGCGGCGCGACCTGCTGGGCACGCTGCGCGCCGCGCCGGAGGGCGTGCTCCGGTCGCCGCTGCTGCGCGGCGAGCGCTTCCACTCGATGCTGGACCTGCTGGTACACACCGCCGAGGTCGAGGACGGCTGGATCCACGGGGACTTCCAGGGCCTGCCGATGGTGCAGGACCGCTTCCCGGACATCGGGGCGGGCGCAGCGGGGCCTGATACGACCCTCGGTCTGGACGCCATCGAGGCGTACTGGCAGGCGGTCGAGGCGGACACCCGCGCTTACCTCGGCCACCTGACGGACGCCGACCTGGAGCGCACCGTCACGCTGGATGACTGGCCCGAGGGTCACCGGCAGTTCACGCTGAGCGGGCTGGTCTGGCACGTCCTGCTGCATGAGGTGCGGCACACCGCGCAGATCGCCGCGCTACTGCGCACCCAGGGCGTGAAACCGCCGCAGCTGGACCTGCTGTTCTCCCTGCCCGCGCTGGAGACCGGACGGTCCGCCGCCGCCTTCGTGAACCCACCCCCGGAGGACGCATGA
- a CDS encoding thymidine phosphorylase, protein MTAIIPDLIRKKRDGQQHTREELETLVLGYTRGDVPDYQMSAWLMAVFLRGMAEQETADLTMVMAESGDLMNLGDLPRTVDKHSTGGVGDKTSLILTPMLAALGQTVAKMSGRGLAHTGGTIDKLESIPGWTSELEEDRFIAQAREIGLALVGQSKDLAPADGKLYALRDVTATVDCLPLIASSIMSKKLASGAHTVVLDVKVGAGAFMRTLDAGRGLARAMVDIGNRAGRQVRAVLTDMDTPLGHMAGNSLEVLEALATLRGEGPDDLTELCVALAVEALAAQGEDEAAAEARARATLTDGSALAKFRAFIEAQGGDATYVDDISKFDVAPGRADVTAPESGFVAGIDALSVGRAVLVLGGGRERKGEAIDHGVGVELLRKPGEAVQAGEPVLRIYHRDARGLDAAQRLLTEGLTISAQAPAPEPLILDRVF, encoded by the coding sequence ATGACCGCGATCATTCCCGACCTGATCCGTAAGAAACGCGACGGCCAACAGCACACCCGCGAGGAACTCGAGACCCTGGTGCTGGGGTACACGCGCGGCGACGTGCCCGACTACCAGATGAGCGCCTGGCTGATGGCCGTGTTCCTGCGCGGCATGGCCGAACAGGAGACGGCTGACCTGACCATGGTCATGGCCGAGAGCGGCGACCTGATGAACCTCGGCGACCTGCCGCGCACGGTGGACAAGCATTCCACGGGCGGCGTGGGCGACAAGACCAGCCTGATCCTGACGCCCATGCTGGCCGCGCTGGGGCAGACCGTCGCCAAGATGAGCGGGCGTGGGCTGGCGCACACCGGCGGCACCATCGACAAACTGGAGAGCATTCCCGGCTGGACCAGCGAACTGGAGGAGGACCGCTTCATCGCGCAGGCGCGCGAGATCGGCCTCGCGCTGGTCGGCCAGAGCAAGGACCTCGCCCCGGCGGACGGGAAACTGTACGCGCTGCGGGACGTGACCGCCACCGTGGACTGCCTGCCGCTGATCGCCAGCTCGATCATGAGCAAGAAGCTCGCGTCAGGCGCGCACACCGTCGTGCTGGACGTCAAGGTGGGTGCCGGGGCGTTCATGCGCACCCTGGACGCCGGGCGCGGCCTGGCCCGCGCGATGGTGGACATCGGCAACCGCGCCGGGCGGCAGGTGCGCGCCGTGCTGACCGACATGGACACCCCGCTGGGCCACATGGCCGGGAACAGCCTGGAGGTCCTGGAGGCTCTGGCGACCCTGCGCGGCGAGGGGCCGGATGACCTGACCGAACTGTGCGTGGCACTGGCCGTAGAAGCCCTGGCCGCCCAGGGTGAGGATGAAGCCGCCGCCGAGGCCCGCGCGCGCGCCACCCTGACCGACGGCAGTGCCCTGGCGAAGTTCCGAGCGTTCATTGAGGCGCAGGGCGGCGACGCCACCTACGTGGACGACATCAGCAAGTTCGACGTGGCGCCCGGCCGGGCCGACGTGACCGCCCCCGAATCCGGTTTCGTGGCGGGCATCGACGCCCTGAGCGTCGGCCGCGCCGTGCTTGTGCTGGGTGGCGGCCGCGAACGCAAGGGCGAGGCCATCGACCACGGCGTGGGCGTGGAACTCCTGCGTAAACCCGGCGAGGCCGTCCAGGCGGGCGAACCCGTCCTGCGCATCTACCACCGTGACGCGCGCGGCCTGGACGCCGCCCAGCGCCTCCTCACCGAGGGCCTGACCATCAGCGCCCAGGCCCCCGCGCCGGAACCGCTGATCCTCGACCGCGTGTTCTGA
- a CDS encoding DUF2089 domain-containing protein has protein sequence MRPLPLPFPDETESPLVTELRFPTSGVTVRGVFELNEFAVLTPDNLEFLRLYIRVRGNLKEVERVLGISYPTVRARFDTLLRAIGYEPEQADPQAEVLASLERGEITPDEAARKLRR, from the coding sequence ATGCGGCCCCTGCCCCTCCCCTTCCCCGACGAGACCGAGTCCCCGCTGGTGACCGAGCTGCGCTTCCCGACGAGTGGCGTGACGGTGCGCGGCGTGTTCGAACTGAACGAGTTCGCGGTCCTCACGCCGGACAACCTGGAGTTCCTGCGGCTGTACATCCGCGTGCGCGGCAACCTGAAGGAGGTCGAGCGGGTCCTGGGCATCAGCTACCCCACGGTCCGGGCGCGCTTCGACACGCTGCTGCGCGCCATCGGCTACGAACCCGAGCAGGCCGACCCGCAGGCCGAGGTGCTCGCCAGCCTGGAACGCGGCGAGATCACCCCCGACGAGGCCGCCCGCAAACTGCGCCGCTGA
- a CDS encoding (4Fe-4S)-binding protein — translation MTPTNEDLAQGKAYTAPGITVYYDARRCLHVANCVRGLPDVFDPKARPWIQPASAGADAVAAVVRTCPTGALHYVLDGQEAEMPDETTTITPSPDGPLMIKGNLVIDTPGGERKDVRAALCRCGHSGNKPYCDGTHAKVGWTSGEADES, via the coding sequence ATGACCCCCACCAACGAGGACCTCGCGCAGGGGAAGGCGTACACGGCGCCCGGCATCACGGTGTACTACGACGCGCGGCGCTGCCTGCACGTCGCCAACTGCGTGCGCGGGCTGCCCGACGTGTTCGACCCGAAGGCCCGCCCGTGGATTCAGCCCGCCAGCGCCGGGGCCGACGCGGTCGCGGCGGTCGTCCGCACCTGCCCCACCGGGGCGCTGCACTACGTCCTGGATGGACAGGAGGCTGAGATGCCCGACGAGACCACCACCATCACCCCCAGCCCCGACGGTCCCCTGATGATCAAGGGGAACCTCGTGATCGACACGCCCGGCGGCGAGAGGAAGGACGTGCGCGCCGCGCTGTGCCGCTGCGGCCATAGCGGGAACAAACCCTACTGCGACGGCACGCACGCGAAGGTCGGCTGGACCAGCGGCGAGGCGGACGAGAGCTGA
- a CDS encoding acyl-CoA dehydrogenase C-terminal domain-containing protein, producing MPTYKAPLRDIKFLMNELLGAPEQLGKMPYYAQNETADQDLLEQVLDEAARFVETELVPLNVVGDREGCVRHDDGEVTTPTGFKAAYKKYRDAGWPALDADPAYGGQGMPHLISNVLVELMNSANVAWSMYPGLSHGAYSALHAVGSQELKDLYLPKLVSGEWTGTMCLTEPHAGTDLGIIRTKASDNGDGTYAITGTKIFISAGEHDMADNILHLVLARLDGSPQGTKGISLFLVPKYIPTADGKPGERNGVICGSLEHKMGINGNATAVLNFDQAKGWLVGEINKGMNHMFIMMNAARLGTGLQGLGLGEVAYQNALTYAKDRTQMRHEPRVNPGEQADPIIVHPDVRRMLLTGKAYTEAGRALAMWLALSLDVEHHHTDEKARKEAADLVALLTPIAKAFMTDNGFNIAVQSQQVYGGHGFIKEWGMEQFVRDARIGQIYEGTNGIQALDLLGRKVLMDGGKKLQKLAATLQEFAEEHEGDEHIGDYVNQLGKAAQQLGSLTMVIGQKAMQEGGADEVNAAAVDYLRYFGHVVYGYLWARMAKVAQDRIDAGQDKDGFYLSKVQTAKFYFAKLFPETKTLAATIKAGNESLAVDDQAVFGWEKALVGA from the coding sequence ATGCCCACCTACAAGGCCCCCCTGCGCGACATCAAGTTCCTGATGAACGAACTCCTCGGCGCTCCCGAGCAGCTCGGGAAGATGCCCTACTACGCCCAGAACGAGACCGCCGACCAGGACCTCCTGGAACAGGTGCTCGACGAGGCCGCCCGCTTCGTGGAAACCGAACTGGTTCCCCTGAACGTCGTCGGCGACCGCGAAGGCTGCGTCCGCCACGACGACGGCGAGGTCACCACCCCCACCGGCTTCAAGGCGGCGTACAAGAAGTACCGTGACGCCGGCTGGCCCGCGCTGGACGCCGACCCCGCCTACGGCGGCCAGGGCATGCCCCACCTGATCAGCAACGTGCTCGTCGAACTGATGAACAGCGCCAACGTCGCCTGGAGCATGTACCCCGGCCTCTCGCACGGTGCGTACAGCGCCCTGCACGCCGTCGGCAGCCAGGAACTCAAGGACCTGTACCTCCCCAAACTGGTCAGCGGCGAGTGGACCGGCACCATGTGCCTCACCGAACCCCACGCCGGGACCGACCTGGGCATCATCCGCACCAAGGCCAGCGACAACGGCGACGGCACCTACGCCATCACCGGCACGAAGATCTTCATCAGCGCCGGCGAGCACGACATGGCCGACAACATCCTGCACCTCGTGCTGGCCCGCCTGGACGGCAGCCCCCAGGGCACCAAGGGCATCAGCCTGTTCCTGGTTCCCAAGTACATCCCCACCGCTGACGGCAAACCCGGCGAGCGCAACGGCGTGATCTGCGGCAGCCTCGAACACAAGATGGGCATCAACGGCAACGCCACCGCCGTGCTGAACTTCGATCAGGCCAAGGGCTGGCTGGTCGGCGAGATCAACAAGGGCATGAACCACATGTTCATCATGATGAACGCCGCCCGCCTCGGCACCGGCCTGCAGGGCCTCGGCCTCGGGGAAGTCGCGTACCAGAACGCCCTGACCTACGCCAAGGACCGCACCCAGATGCGCCACGAGCCCCGCGTGAACCCCGGCGAGCAGGCCGACCCGATCATCGTGCACCCCGACGTGCGCCGCATGCTCCTGACCGGCAAGGCCTACACCGAAGCCGGCCGCGCCCTGGCCATGTGGCTGGCCCTGAGCCTCGACGTGGAACACCACCACACCGACGAGAAGGCCCGCAAGGAAGCCGCCGACCTCGTCGCGCTGCTCACCCCCATCGCCAAGGCCTTCATGACCGACAACGGCTTCAACATCGCCGTGCAGAGCCAGCAGGTGTACGGCGGCCACGGCTTCATCAAGGAATGGGGCATGGAGCAGTTCGTCCGTGACGCCCGCATCGGCCAGATCTACGAAGGCACCAACGGCATCCAGGCCCTCGACCTGCTGGGCCGCAAGGTCCTGATGGACGGCGGCAAGAAACTCCAGAAACTCGCCGCGACCCTCCAGGAATTCGCCGAGGAACACGAAGGCGACGAGCACATCGGCGACTACGTCAACCAGCTCGGCAAGGCCGCGCAGCAGCTCGGCAGCCTGACCATGGTCATCGGCCAGAAAGCCATGCAGGAAGGCGGAGCCGACGAGGTCAACGCCGCCGCCGTCGACTACCTGCGCTACTTCGGGCACGTCGTGTACGGCTACCTGTGGGCCCGCATGGCCAAGGTCGCCCAGGACAGGATCGACGCCGGGCAGGACAAGGACGGCTTCTACCTCAGCAAGGTGCAGACCGCGAAGTTCTACTTCGCCAAGCTGTTCCCCGAAACCAAGACCCTCGCCGCGACCATCAAGGCCGGGAACGAGAGCCTCGCCGTGGACGACCAGGCCGTCTTCGGCTGGGAAAAAGCGCTCGTCGGCGCGTAA
- a CDS encoding tRNA-binding protein yields MATDLKPTVSPAQSLDLLDIRLGRVLNAEPAPGTPKPAYRLTVDFGKYGTRVSVGRFTGHTPEELIGVQVLGVLNFEPRPVGDSVSEVLILGVQLPGAPSGDATPLVPLHAAKLGSKVF; encoded by the coding sequence ATGGCGACCGACCTCAAACCCACCGTCAGCCCGGCCCAGAGCCTCGACCTGCTCGACATCCGCCTGGGCCGCGTCCTGAACGCCGAACCCGCCCCCGGCACCCCCAAGCCCGCCTACCGCCTGACCGTCGACTTCGGGAAGTACGGCACGCGCGTCAGTGTGGGGCGCTTCACCGGGCACACGCCGGAAGAACTGATCGGCGTGCAGGTGCTGGGCGTCCTGAACTTCGAGCCCCGCCCCGTCGGGGACAGCGTGTCCGAGGTGCTGATCCTGGGCGTGCAGCTGCCCGGCGCGCCCAGCGGCGACGCCACCCCCCTGGTCCCGCTGCACGCCGCGAAACTGGGCAGCAAGGTGTTCTGA
- a CDS encoding DinB family protein yields the protein MTAPAASVPAVSPALSIPDFVAHWQGHRALTRRVIEAFPDDQLFSFSLGGMRPFGAQATEIHLVDAMTVTAMRSGEWPEPDWTSGPTDRAGLLAAWDEVSAELEQHGPHTDPAFFTRMHALPWGEMPGWVAAIYAVDNEIHHRAQGYVSLRALGIEPPAFYER from the coding sequence ATGACCGCACCCGCCGCGTCCGTTCCCGCCGTGTCCCCCGCGCTGTCCATTCCCGACTTCGTCGCTCACTGGCAGGGGCACCGCGCCCTGACCCGCCGCGTCATCGAGGCCTTCCCCGACGATCAGCTGTTCAGCTTCAGCCTGGGCGGCATGCGGCCCTTCGGCGCGCAGGCCACCGAGATCCACCTCGTGGACGCCATGACCGTCACCGCCATGCGCAGCGGCGAGTGGCCCGAACCCGACTGGACGAGCGGCCCCACCGACCGCGCCGGCCTGCTGGCCGCCTGGGATGAGGTGAGCGCCGAACTGGAACAGCACGGCCCGCACACCGACCCCGCCTTCTTCACCCGCATGCACGCGCTGCCGTGGGGCGAGATGCCCGGCTGGGTCGCCGCGATCTACGCCGTGGACAACGAAATCCACCACCGCGCCCAGGGGTACGTGTCCCTGCGCGCCCTGGGGATCGAACCGCCCGCCTTCTACGAGCGCTGA
- a CDS encoding DinB family protein yields MTDLTLTLEAFALNARVNDFLIGRLTPDDLTLSDGRGGMTVARMLSHMGASRGGWLLEMAPGFAASTLALTGGENPWRWHTTDPALLRAMLRAGDEAALQAVQAHAASGTPFADPHGAGTFHTRPALFLTYMTVHDAGHRGQIVTLLRHAGASPERLDELEDTWAIWRRPLSLPQETA; encoded by the coding sequence ATGACCGACCTGACCCTGACGCTGGAGGCCTTCGCGCTGAACGCCCGCGTGAACGACTTCCTGATCGGCCGCCTGACCCCGGACGACCTGACCCTCTCGGACGGGCGGGGCGGCATGACTGTCGCGCGGATGCTCTCGCATATGGGCGCGTCGCGCGGCGGATGGCTGCTGGAGATGGCACCCGGGTTCGCGGCGTCCACGCTGGCCCTGACCGGCGGGGAAAACCCGTGGCGCTGGCATACCACCGACCCCGCCCTGCTCCGTGCCATGCTGCGTGCCGGGGACGAGGCCGCCCTTCAGGCCGTGCAGGCGCACGCGGCGAGCGGCACCCCGTTCGCCGACCCGCACGGCGCGGGCACCTTCCACACCCGCCCGGCGCTGTTCCTGACGTACATGACCGTGCACGACGCGGGGCACCGGGGACAGATCGTGACCCTGCTGCGCCACGCCGGCGCCTCGCCAGAGCGTCTGGACGAGCTGGAGGACACCTGGGCCATCTGGCGCCGCCCCCTTTCCCTACCCCAGGAGACCGCATGA
- a CDS encoding type IV pilus twitching motility protein PilT: MTQPAADITDILRFAADKGASDVIITVGLSPQFKLQGVYDSQGFAELAPTDTRKLMYSMMNEKQQRTFEERRELDFSFALGEKARFRVNAFMQRGNVGGVLRLIPTKIKSAQEMGLPANVIEISNAPRGLVLVTGPTGSGKSTTLAAMIDHINTTKKLHIMTIEDPIEFMHTHKQSIINQREVGADTMSFNDALRAVLRQAPDVILVGEMRDYETIKAAVTAAETGHLVMGTLHTNSAPESIDRIVDVFPEEQQEQIRVQLANNLVAVMTQQLLPRLDGQGRILAYELLIANPAVRALIREGKTFQITSVMQTGAREGMVTMDAFLANLYRRRVISFDVGVERAVDSKEFARLANDPSIGTAGGAASMPAGYGQAPVQGFGATVTPAQGGYASGRNDFGRGGGDARTTSTPETNPGGSGYGRR, from the coding sequence ATGACCCAGCCCGCCGCCGACATCACCGATATCCTGCGTTTCGCCGCCGACAAGGGCGCCTCCGACGTGATCATCACCGTCGGACTGTCCCCGCAGTTCAAGCTGCAGGGCGTGTACGACTCGCAGGGCTTCGCGGAACTCGCTCCGACCGACACCCGCAAACTGATGTACTCCATGATGAACGAGAAGCAGCAGCGGACCTTCGAGGAACGCCGCGAACTGGACTTCTCGTTCGCGCTGGGCGAGAAGGCCCGCTTCCGCGTGAACGCGTTCATGCAGCGCGGCAACGTGGGCGGCGTGCTGCGACTGATCCCCACGAAGATCAAGAGCGCCCAGGAGATGGGCCTCCCCGCGAACGTCATCGAGATCTCCAACGCGCCGCGCGGCCTGGTGCTCGTGACCGGCCCGACCGGCTCGGGGAAATCCACGACGCTCGCGGCGATGATCGACCACATCAACACCACCAAGAAACTGCACATCATGACGATCGAGGACCCGATCGAGTTCATGCACACGCACAAGCAGTCGATCATCAACCAGCGTGAGGTCGGCGCGGACACCATGAGCTTCAACGACGCGCTGCGCGCCGTGCTCCGCCAGGCGCCCGACGTGATCCTCGTGGGCGAAATGCGCGACTACGAGACCATCAAGGCTGCCGTGACCGCCGCCGAGACCGGGCACCTCGTGATGGGCACCCTGCACACCAACTCCGCGCCGGAATCCATCGACCGTATCGTGGACGTCTTCCCCGAGGAGCAGCAGGAGCAGATCCGCGTGCAGCTCGCGAACAACCTCGTGGCGGTCATGACGCAGCAGCTGCTGCCCCGCCTGGACGGGCAGGGCCGCATCCTGGCGTACGAACTGCTGATCGCCAACCCCGCCGTGCGCGCCCTGATCCGCGAAGGGAAGACCTTCCAGATCACCAGCGTCATGCAGACCGGCGCGCGCGAGGGCATGGTCACCATGGACGCCTTCCTGGCGAACCTGTACCGCCGCCGCGTGATCTCCTTCGACGTGGGCGTGGAGCGCGCCGTGGACAGCAAGGAATTCGCCCGACTCGCCAACGACCCCAGCATCGGCACGGCGGGCGGCGCGGCCAGCATGCCCGCCGGGTACGGTCAGGCGCCCGTGCAGGGCTTCGGCGCGACCGTCACGCCCGCCCAGGGCGGCTACGCCTCCGGCAGGAACGACTTCGGGCGGGGCGGCGGCGACGCCCGCACCACCAGCACCCCCGAGACCAACCCCGGCGGCAGCGGCTACGGCAGACGGTAA
- a CDS encoding DinB family protein, producing the protein MTDLTLLLESFRRNARVNDTLIAALTPEEFALTDGRGGWTVERHLRHMATFRVGWLWNMSRDHAMPLLNPDELDADGDPQWRWANAPATALPEALAAGDAAAIKAVEAHRASGEPFADPWNEGTYQSDPAHFLMHTIVHDSHHRGQVMSLLRQGGRTPEQMDALDSHWAIWRE; encoded by the coding sequence ATGACCGACCTGACCCTGCTGCTCGAATCCTTCCGCCGCAACGCCCGCGTGAACGACACCCTGATCGCTGCCCTGACCCCGGAGGAGTTCGCCCTGACCGACGGGCGCGGCGGGTGGACCGTCGAGCGGCACCTGCGGCACATGGCGACCTTCCGGGTGGGCTGGCTGTGGAACATGAGCCGCGACCACGCCATGCCGCTCCTGAACCCGGATGAACTGGACGCCGACGGCGACCCGCAGTGGCGCTGGGCGAACGCGCCCGCCACCGCCCTGCCCGAGGCGCTGGCCGCTGGGGACGCCGCCGCCATTAAGGCTGTGGAGGCGCACCGCGCGTCGGGCGAGCCCTTCGCCGACCCCTGGAACGAGGGTACGTACCAGAGCGACCCGGCGCACTTCCTGATGCACACCATCGTGCACGACAGCCATCACCGTGGGCAGGTCATGAGCCTCCTGCGTCAGGGGGGCCGCACGCCCGAGCAGATGGACGCGCTGGACAGCCACTGGGCGATCTGGCGCGAGTAG
- a CDS encoding YafY family protein, whose product MYDPSMRVLTVLELLQAHEEVSGADLARRLEVSPRTVQRYVARLQDLGIPVEGRRGVGGAYRLKAGFRLPPLMFTPEEALAAALGLRTLRHLGLHALAPAAQAASAKLSRSLPHDLRADMLALEGSVQFDTGPWVAPTDAHLLAALLRAVRDACTVTFTYAAPDAPETRRDADVHRVVHLEGRWYAVAHCHLRGARRSFRLDRMSALTVQARHFTREPDFDAAAYLRSTLRAPKPTYAISVWLDCLPEDLRGRVSTWGTEVRSDAHGTRLTTTREGLSGFAAFLLGLDCDFRVDSPPELRAEFARLAERCAAHASATQPGPTDSAYTGA is encoded by the coding sequence ATGTACGACCCGAGCATGCGGGTACTGACCGTGCTGGAACTCCTCCAGGCCCACGAGGAGGTCAGCGGCGCCGACCTCGCCCGCCGCCTGGAGGTCAGCCCCCGCACCGTGCAGCGCTACGTCGCCCGCCTGCAGGACCTCGGCATTCCCGTCGAGGGCCGCCGGGGCGTGGGCGGCGCGTACCGCCTCAAGGCGGGGTTCCGCCTGCCCCCGCTGATGTTCACGCCGGAGGAGGCGCTGGCCGCCGCGCTGGGCCTGCGGACCCTGCGCCACCTGGGCCTGCACGCCCTGGCCCCTGCCGCGCAGGCCGCCAGCGCGAAACTGTCGCGCAGCCTCCCGCACGACCTGCGCGCCGACATGCTCGCGCTGGAGGGCAGCGTGCAGTTCGACACCGGCCCCTGGGTGGCGCCCACCGACGCGCACCTGCTCGCGGCGCTGCTGCGCGCCGTGCGCGACGCCTGCACCGTCACCTTCACGTACGCCGCCCCCGACGCCCCCGAGACCCGCCGCGACGCGGACGTGCACCGCGTGGTGCATCTGGAGGGCCGCTGGTACGCCGTCGCGCACTGTCACCTGCGCGGCGCGCGGCGGTCGTTCCGGCTGGACCGCATGAGTGCCCTGACCGTGCAGGCCCGCCACTTCACGAGGGAGCCCGACTTCGACGCGGCCGCGTACCTGCGCTCCACGCTGCGCGCCCCGAAACCCACCTACGCCATCAGCGTGTGGCTGGACTGCCTCCCGGAGGACCTGCGCGGCCGGGTGTCCACCTGGGGTACGGAGGTGCGCTCCGACGCGCACGGCACGCGCCTGACCACCACCCGCGAGGGCCTGAGCGGCTTCGCGGCATTCCTGCTGGGCCTGGACTGCGACTTCCGCGTGGACAGCCCCCCGGAACTGCGCGCCGAATTCGCCCGGCTGGCCGAACGCTGCGCCGCCCACGCCAGCGCGACCCAGCCCGGACCTACGGACTCTGCGTACACTGGGGCATGA
- a CDS encoding GNAT family N-acetyltransferase: MSRTPLIRAATPADAPGIAAVHVQSWRDTYAGLIPADFLDRMTSPDMQAQRAAFWTGNIAAGQDVVLVAEDASGIVAFASAGVPRDHPDFDAELFTLYSLKAAQGAGTGRDLLRQAAQAMQARGAASLALWVLDTNPTRHWYARQGAHECGEKQDGALRELRMGWSDLTPLVGAPT; this comes from the coding sequence ATGTCCCGCACGCCCCTGATCCGCGCCGCCACGCCCGCCGACGCCCCCGGCATCGCCGCCGTGCACGTCCAGAGCTGGCGGGACACGTACGCGGGCCTGATCCCCGCCGACTTCCTGGACCGCATGACCAGCCCCGACATGCAGGCGCAGCGCGCCGCGTTCTGGACGGGCAACATCGCGGCCGGGCAGGACGTGGTGCTCGTCGCCGAGGACGCCTCCGGAATCGTGGCCTTCGCGTCCGCCGGGGTCCCGCGTGACCACCCGGACTTCGACGCGGAACTCTTCACCCTCTACAGCCTGAAAGCCGCGCAGGGCGCAGGTACCGGGCGTGACCTGCTGCGGCAGGCGGCGCAGGCCATGCAGGCGCGCGGCGCGGCCAGCCTCGCCCTGTGGGTGCTGGACACCAACCCCACCCGCCACTGGTACGCCCGCCAGGGCGCCCACGAGTGCGGCGAGAAACAGGACGGCGCCCTGCGTGAACTCCGCATGGGCTGGTCAGACCTCACGCCCCTCGTGGGTGCGCCCACGTGA
- a CDS encoding Crp/Fnr family transcriptional regulator: MNYPSLVWHLKRTELFADLELAELERVAATTPYRSYQPGEVIYRMDDPADALYFVRSGLVKISKLFPNGKEAILGVIGQHDTFGELLLQPEERRPTQAEALERTTLIVLPRVELQKLLATKPELAMKLIRLMAARLFEAQSWTATVSAYSAPERVASLLYRLAREFGRPHNQGVELNLKLNQEDIARMVGATRETVSHSLGKLKQEGAIVRARTPIIVRMDALKQYIEQGN; the protein is encoded by the coding sequence ATGAACTACCCAAGCCTGGTCTGGCACCTCAAGCGAACGGAGCTCTTCGCCGACCTTGAACTTGCCGAACTGGAACGGGTCGCGGCCACCACGCCCTACCGCTCCTACCAGCCCGGCGAGGTCATCTACCGCATGGACGACCCCGCCGACGCCCTGTACTTCGTGCGCAGCGGCCTCGTCAAGATCAGCAAACTCTTCCCGAACGGCAAGGAAGCCATCCTGGGCGTCATCGGGCAGCACGACACCTTCGGCGAGCTGCTGCTGCAACCCGAGGAGCGCCGCCCCACCCAGGCCGAGGCCCTGGAACGCACCACCCTGATCGTCCTGCCCCGCGTGGAACTGCAGAAACTCCTGGCGACCAAGCCCGAACTGGCCATGAAACTCATCCGCCTGATGGCCGCCCGCCTGTTCGAGGCGCAGTCCTGGACCGCCACCGTCAGCGCCTACAGCGCCCCCGAACGCGTCGCCAGCCTGCTGTACCGCCTCGCACGGGAATTCGGCCGCCCGCACAACCAGGGCGTCGAACTGAACCTGAAACTGAACCAGGAAGACATCGCGCGCATGGTCGGCGCCACCCGCGAGACCGTCAGCCACAGCCTGGGCAAACTGAAGCAGGAAGGCGCGATCGTCCGCGCCCGCACGCCCATCATCGTGCGCATGGACGCCCTGAAGCAGTACATCGAACAGGGCAACTGA
- the tsaE gene encoding tRNA (adenosine(37)-N6)-threonylcarbamoyltransferase complex ATPase subunit type 1 TsaE: MSVTPPLPLSPGESRVLRGLSEQQALGAALAGALPPGSVLFLEGELGAGKTSLTQGLVGAYGFTEPVTSPTYALMNVYPAPGGQVLHVDAYRVRDVQELFEMDLEELVRGSRVSVIEWGEGLYAEYPDAPILRLEHQPDPETRLVTRIR; encoded by the coding sequence ATGAGCGTCACCCCTCCCCTGCCCCTGAGCCCCGGCGAGTCCCGCGTCCTGCGCGGCCTGAGTGAACAGCAGGCCCTCGGCGCGGCGCTGGCCGGGGCGCTCCCGCCGGGAAGCGTGCTGTTTCTGGAAGGTGAACTGGGTGCCGGGAAGACCAGCCTCACGCAGGGGCTGGTGGGCGCGTACGGCTTCACCGAGCCGGTCACGAGCCCCACGTACGCGCTGATGAACGTGTACCCCGCGCCGGGCGGTCAGGTGCTGCACGTGGACGCCTACCGCGTGCGGGACGTGCAGGAACTGTTCGAGATGGACCTCGAGGAGCTGGTGCGCGGCAGTCGCGTCAGCGTGATCGAGTGGGGCGAGGGCCTGTACGCCGAGTACCCGGACGCGCCGATCCTGCGTCTGGAGCACCAGCCGGACCCGGAGACGCGCCTCGTGACCCGCATTCGCTGA